The nucleotide sequence ATATTTGGTATACACTTCTTTTATCATCAATTTGAAAAATCTAATTTCCACTATGATTTCTTCTTGTGCTCACTGCTTATATAGAAGTacattgtttatttaaaatatttttaaggattTTACAGGTATATTCTAAATATTGATTCCTAATTTAATTATACTGTAGTCAGAAAACATACTTGGTATGTTTTAAAACCCTGTGAATTTATTGAGAATTAGATATGTCCTAGAATATGTCTGTCTTGGTGAATGTTCTATTTGTACTTGAGtggaatttgtatcctgctgcttTTGGGTGAAGTATTCTCTGAATGTCAGGTCAGGTTTGCTGACATTGTTGCTCAGCACTGTAACCTGTGATTCAGACCACTTAGTCTATATATTAATAAGAAAGGAATATTAAAATCTTTAACTCTTGATTGTGTATTTGTCTATTTCTCTTTTCAAacctgtcagttttgcttcatgtATTATGAAGGTTTGTTAGTTAAGTTCATATGCCTTTAGAACTATTATATCCACTACATTAATCTTACAAAAATCCTTGTTCTGAAGTTGACTTGGTCTTATATTAAAATAGGCACTCCAACTTGCTTTTAATTGACTAGGGTCTATGCagtatgtttttctctttttgctttaaaTTACATGTTGTCTTCATACATAAATTGTGCTGATTATAGACAACACAGTTACATTACACTTTTTATGATACAGTCTATGAACTGTTCTCTGAGTGAAGCTTTTTTATTCAACTTGAAAATGTCTTTTAACTGCATTGTTTACACCATTTACCTAGAGTGCGATTATCAATAGGTTGGGTTTAAATTTACTCATTCTACCACTTCATCTCAATATTATAGTCTTCTATTAATAATTCTTTTAATATCTGAAACTTACTCTTAGTTGCCTCCTGTATATTTCAGCTTGTTCTTCCTGGTATAATTCCTGTCGTACTTGTTCCAGGTCTTCACGTTGCCGCAGCATTTCTGCCAATTTCTGAGTCagctattaaattaaaaaatatatatatttataggatCCAAATTCGATACCTAATTATTTCAGAAATTCACCAGTGTCAGAGAAGTGGTTATTTTAATACCGCATTCTGAAGCTGCAgccttttttcctcattttcctgaACTTTTGCCATCCTATGTTCTTCTCTTTGCTGCTGCATGTTGGCAAACTCtataatttttctgttttcttcttccaTCTCCTCACGTTTCTTGTTTCTCCAGATAGTCTGCTCTttctgaaactcctcaatatatTTTCTAGTTGCAtgcattttttctaatttttgttgTCTTTCCCTAAAGAACAATAGCAGATATAGTTTTAtagtaaaagaaataataaaatatcaaaaaataaaaagttccttctgttaataataatgtatagGGAAACAATTTCCCTATTTACAGTTTGTTCATTAATACAACAAATGCCTATTACATAACACTACAAATTTTCTCTGGATAAAATACTACTGTACTTCTCTTTTAACCTACTAATGGAGTTTTATGCATCTCATTTCAGAAAGGCTATGACCTATTAATGTGAGCCTTGTAGTCTACTATTAAACTGTCTACTAAGGAAATTTATCAGAAAACATGTCCCATAACATATGATATGGATATATTTAAGAAACAAAGATTTAGTCAGTAAATAAGCATTTATTAATTATGAGATACTTATTAACAATCATGCTGACAAAGATAAAGAAGAACTGGTCTCAATTTTTGTGATCataactaatatttattgagcatctactatgtaTTCACACTGTTATATGTGCTTCAACTCTTCACAACAAACCTGTGATCAATCTGAAGTAAACGTTCAGGCATTAAGAATTTTAAGTCTCCATGACAAACTTACATTTGATCTTCTTCATAGATTTTCCTAACAATTTCATCAATCATGAGTTTCTCTTTCAGCAAGTGCTCATAAGCTTCCTGCTTTTTTCTCTCTTGTTCTTCCAGTTGTTTCTCCAAGTCAAGACAGTACAGTGCTTTCACTTTGTTTTTTCTGTCTTCGGCAGCATGCTCTTCCTTCATCATTCTCTCCTGCTCTTCCATCATGGTCTTGGCTATTTCAGCATCACGTTTCtgatattaaaacaaaatttaccTTTCTCTTTTCAAATCTGAAACCAGTATGATAGAATACTTTAAATAAATGTAACTGAACATTATAAAGCctgttatataaaataaaatttttcagcTGTCTAGGTAAAAAAGTCAAAAGAAAGTCATTGTGACCTAAAGGGTCTGAACGATGAGTCAGACCTTAGAAATGCGTGGGTAATACCTGATAAGGATAATCAATAAGTCTGTaccagaaaaacagtaataaaaattatgagaacttTATTAGTAACCATTTTAAACTGTGAAAGCAGTAGtgatctttttcttttgttataagTTGATTTTCGATTTTAATTTTTCATAGTATCAGTTGCTATTTGGAATCAAGATGGTACTACCATTTTCATACAGGTCTGCTATTAAATGACTCTTATCAGCTATTAAGTTTCTCCTAGTTGAAGCTTTCTTTCCTGCCATGAGCCCTTGAGTTTTTTCTTTCTCATGAATTAAAGGCCCTTTGTAATCTCTTTTACTTGAAAGGGTCATATATGCTACTGTGCCTGTTTTCTGCAGTTTGAATACACTCACTCTGTACTATTCCCACTAAGTTAGAGACAATCCTTTTCTTGGGTGGATTAAACCCCTTAATTCTTTTGAGCAATTTCAAATCATTTAACATAATAtgtttaaattaaatataatggagcattttttaaaattaatgtttgcCTTTATGATCACATCCTAGCATTTTTGGGTGggtagggtaccagggattgaattcaggggcactcgaccactgagcccatcCCTAGACCCatctgtattttattagagaaaggatctctctgagttgcttagcgccttgctaaattgctatggctggctttgaactcatgatcctcctgcatccgcctcccaagccgctgggattgcaggcatgtaccaTTGCACCTGGTCCACGTCATAGCTTTAACAGCATCAAATATAAAAAGCAGATTAAAATATGAATGATAAATGTCATTTGTTATATAATTAATGCTTATAACATGTACCCTGTTAATGTATCTTAACCAAAATTTCTTTACACTTTTCTTTGTACATGTTgactaaattctttaaaaaaaaaacttttatgtaCAGATTACAACATACTTATAGAAATATATTGttcttattttatagatgagaaaacataAGCTCAGAGAGACAAGGCCAAATACTAGTACCTAGATATCTGACACCTAGTTAGGCCAAGTCCTAGGAATATTTGGTTTCAATTTTGTGGATCAATTTTGACTTAGAAAATAGCAGCAATTCTTTTAGAAATCAGATTAGAATATCTATAATGATCTTGAATAACCTCAACTATCAGGATAATTAAAACTACAAACCACTGTACAAATCATACATTGTGTTCTAGTTTATTTTGAAAGAATAGAATTTATGCTTTCAAACAGAGGATATCCTTTCAACCTTTCAAATACAGGATAGAGGCAATGAAGCCTCTCAAATTTTCCTACCAGCTGCTATACCTaaggttttcattattaatagcatgctatatttatttctacaaatgtatatatatatatacacacacaaaacatatATACCATTTATAGCCTGCATCTATACCTAATGAATACTGCACTAGTTAACTATTTTGATATCACCTCTATAACTGTATGAACacatttatgttgatatacatatcTATGTGTACATACATTCATATATAATTGGCCTTTCTGTGTGATGATACAAACTCAAGAGATAAGGTATACCCTGTTTGTGTTAACTTATGAACTGTACTTTATATTTATACTGTATTACATTTCTTTCCCTTAACTGAGTAGCATGTGAGGAGTTAGAAAAGGGGAACAAATAGAAACTTGAGAAAGTGGCTGCTTTTGTAAAACAGACAAGTTTCCTATACAAAATTATCAAAATATAAATCAACATGCAAAAAATATAGTTTTCAGCTAAAAGAGTCTAATATTAAGTTAAACAATGTTTCCAATGAAATCACTGAAGATTTTGGATACCTTAAGAATCTGAAAGGTATACCAGTATTTGGAAATCGTGCAGTGTAAATTATTTACAGAatgcaacaatttaaaaaaaaaaaaggactcttTGTTTTTAGtatcataaataaaaacaaaaaa is from Callospermophilus lateralis isolate mCalLat2 unplaced genomic scaffold, mCalLat2.hap1 Scaffold_147, whole genome shotgun sequence and encodes:
- the LOC143390119 gene encoding meiosis-specific nuclear structural protein 1-like; protein product: MRQQVRENSIELRELEKKLKAPYMNKERAAQIAEKDAIKYERMKRDAEIAKTMMEEQERMMKEEHAAEDRKNKVKALYCLDLEKQLEEQERKKQEAYEHLLKEKLMIDEIVRKIYEEDQMERQQKLEKMHATRKYIEEFQKEQTIWRNKKREEMEEENRKIIEFANMQQQREEHRMAKVQENEEKRLQLQNALTQKLAEMLRQREDLEQVRQELYQEEQAEIYRRQLRVNDKARLKLRKQRELKQDFEEQMALKELVLQAAKEEEEAFRKTMLAKLAEDDRIELMNAQKQRMKQLEHRRAVEKLIEERHNQFLADKQCELKEWQLQQRRQGCINNIIEEERLKLLQEHATK